A portion of the Natronococcus sp. AD-5 genome contains these proteins:
- a CDS encoding response regulator transcription factor gives MAADTASVLIVEDEPGLAELYASWLEDRCRVETARDGTEAVEAIDEAFDVILLDRRIPGRSGVAVLDAIRDRGLESRVAMVTAVEPDFDIVDMGFDDYLLKPVSKDELRNSIEQLLLRRTYDEQIQEFFALASKKAVLDSRKTEAELQSSQEYAELEDRLAVLRVQVDETRTELLERANYRQLYREIERGASHPE, from the coding sequence ATGGCCGCCGACACCGCATCCGTACTGATCGTCGAGGACGAACCCGGGCTCGCCGAGCTCTACGCGTCCTGGCTCGAAGATCGATGTCGCGTCGAGACGGCACGCGACGGGACCGAGGCGGTCGAGGCTATCGACGAGGCGTTCGACGTGATCTTGCTCGACCGACGGATTCCCGGCCGGTCGGGCGTGGCCGTTCTCGATGCGATCCGAGACCGCGGGCTGGAGTCCCGGGTGGCGATGGTGACCGCAGTCGAACCCGACTTCGACATCGTCGACATGGGATTCGACGACTATCTTCTCAAGCCGGTGTCCAAAGACGAACTCCGGAACAGTATCGAACAGCTGCTGTTGCGACGCACCTACGACGAGCAGATCCAGGAGTTCTTCGCCCTCGCTTCGAAGAAGGCGGTGCTGGATAGCCGGAAGACCGAAGCCGAACTGCAGTCGAGTCAGGAGTACGCCGAACTCGAGGATCGGCTCGCGGTGCTTCGCGTCCAGGTCGACGAGACGCGGACGGAACTGCTCGAGCGGGCCAACTACCGGCAGCTCTATCGGGAAATCGAACGCGGCGCTTCGCACCCGGAGTGA
- a CDS encoding ornithine cyclodeaminase family protein, whose amino-acid sequence MVRILSDEDVASVLDLEELLPVVADAFEKQHAGAVERPERPHYPIGTGLDPDAPTDPTGTGLCMPAYVHGASYAATKLVAVCEDNPERGLPTVAAQIALTDAETGQPVGYLAGNRVTSARTGCIGGLAARELATDGPIDLGVIGAGTQARWQTRAIAAAVGSDLESIRVYSPSDSRVACADELESELDAPAAPVESPREAVSDAAVVVTATTSTEPVFPGDALEDGTLVVAVGAYTPEMRELDDETVERADRIVADVPSEAAETGDLRTHSGREIRPLGGVLADEFGRESADERIVMASVGTAVLDAAAAEFVYDRAAGEGIGTSVAL is encoded by the coding sequence ATGGTGCGCATACTCTCCGACGAGGACGTCGCGTCGGTGCTCGACCTCGAGGAACTCCTCCCCGTCGTGGCCGACGCCTTCGAGAAGCAGCACGCAGGGGCGGTCGAACGACCGGAGCGGCCACACTACCCGATCGGGACGGGGCTCGATCCGGACGCGCCGACGGACCCGACCGGGACGGGCCTCTGCATGCCGGCCTACGTCCACGGCGCGTCCTACGCCGCCACGAAACTCGTCGCCGTCTGCGAGGACAACCCGGAGCGCGGCCTGCCGACCGTCGCCGCCCAGATCGCGCTCACCGACGCCGAAACCGGTCAGCCCGTCGGCTACCTGGCGGGGAATCGGGTCACCAGCGCCCGAACCGGCTGTATCGGCGGCCTCGCCGCGCGCGAACTGGCGACGGACGGCCCGATCGACCTCGGCGTGATCGGCGCCGGGACGCAGGCTCGGTGGCAGACGCGAGCGATCGCCGCGGCGGTTGGCTCCGACCTCGAGTCGATCCGGGTCTACTCGCCGAGCGATTCCCGCGTCGCCTGCGCCGACGAACTCGAGTCGGAACTCGACGCTCCGGCGGCGCCCGTCGAGAGCCCCCGCGAAGCGGTCTCCGACGCGGCAGTCGTCGTCACGGCGACGACGAGCACCGAGCCGGTCTTCCCCGGCGACGCCCTCGAGGACGGAACGCTCGTCGTCGCGGTCGGCGCGTACACGCCGGAGATGCGCGAACTGGACGACGAAACCGTCGAGCGCGCGGATCGGATCGTCGCCGACGTCCCGTCGGAGGCGGCCGAAACCGGCGACCTTCGCACCCACTCCGGCCGCGAGATCCGACCGCTCGGCGGCGTGCTCGCCGACGAATTCGGCCGCGAATCGGCGGACGAACGCATCGTGATGGCGAGCGTCGGAACGGCGGTGCTCGACGCCGCGGCGGCCGAGTTCGTCTACGACCGGGCCGCCGGAGAGGGAATCGGAACGAGCGTCGCGCTCTGA
- a CDS encoding GNAT family N-acetyltransferase yields MVDYRPIPDEREVFHEYRSYAFRPEEGVPPYDPEEHENPRATRGARRGVYADDGDERPRTVCRHYWLEARVRGDAHPTAGLASVATPPEYRRDGYVRRLLKRSLAEYRDRGDRFSVLWPFQYRFYRTYGWDTANRIATHAFEPSVLSFARGADAGGSFRPLEADDYEDLEPAYGAASEGLALERDEEWWRHRVFGGHDVDPFVYAYDRGGEVAGYLVYRIEDEGDGRTLRVSELTAADRDALLALLAFCADHDSQVGRIELRVSRTVPIRDLAMDPDEIETTVVDGPMVRLVDVAETLPALSLPDASAALTLAVEDPLVDWNDGAFALEAANGRLTCDRLGGASEADPDATLEIGALSRLAVGARSATALERTGRLEAADPDVVSTLESLFPETDVYFGEYF; encoded by the coding sequence ATGGTCGACTACCGTCCGATCCCGGACGAGCGGGAAGTCTTCCACGAGTACCGGAGCTACGCGTTCAGGCCGGAGGAGGGCGTCCCGCCGTACGATCCCGAGGAGCACGAGAATCCGAGAGCGACTCGCGGCGCTCGCCGCGGCGTCTACGCCGACGACGGCGACGAGCGGCCGCGGACCGTCTGTCGGCACTACTGGCTCGAGGCCCGCGTCCGCGGCGACGCCCACCCGACCGCCGGGCTGGCGTCGGTCGCGACGCCGCCGGAGTACCGCCGGGACGGGTACGTCCGTCGACTGCTGAAACGCTCCCTCGCGGAGTACCGAGACCGCGGCGATCGGTTCTCGGTCCTGTGGCCGTTCCAGTATCGCTTCTACCGGACGTACGGCTGGGACACCGCGAACCGAATCGCAACCCACGCGTTCGAGCCGAGCGTGCTGTCGTTCGCGAGGGGAGCCGACGCCGGCGGCTCGTTCCGGCCGCTCGAGGCCGACGATTACGAGGACCTCGAGCCCGCCTACGGCGCCGCTTCCGAGGGCCTCGCGCTCGAGCGCGACGAGGAGTGGTGGCGCCACCGCGTCTTCGGGGGCCACGACGTCGACCCCTTCGTCTACGCCTACGATCGCGGCGGGGAGGTGGCCGGCTACCTCGTCTACCGGATCGAGGACGAGGGCGACGGCCGGACGCTGCGCGTCTCGGAACTGACCGCGGCCGATCGCGACGCCCTGCTGGCGCTGCTCGCGTTCTGCGCCGACCACGACTCGCAGGTCGGGCGGATCGAACTCCGGGTCTCCCGGACGGTTCCGATCCGGGACCTCGCGATGGACCCCGACGAGATCGAGACGACGGTCGTAGACGGTCCGATGGTCCGTCTCGTCGACGTCGCGGAGACGCTCCCGGCGCTGTCGCTGCCCGACGCGAGTGCCGCGCTGACGCTCGCGGTCGAGGACCCGCTGGTCGACTGGAACGACGGCGCGTTCGCGCTCGAGGCCGCGAACGGACGACTCACCTGCGATCGGCTGGGCGGGGCTTCGGAGGCCGATCCCGACGCGACCCTCGAGATCGGCGCGCTCTCACGGCTCGCCGTCGGCGCGCGGTCTGCAACCGCCCTCGAGCGGACGGGTCGACTCGAGGCGGCGGATCCCGACGTCGTATCGACGCTCGAGTCCCTGTTCCCGGAGACGGACGTCTACTTCGGCGAGTACTTCTGA
- a CDS encoding NAD(P)/FAD-dependent oxidoreductase, whose amino-acid sequence MRIVVIGGGIVGLSSAYALAEREVDVVVCEKGSIGNGSTERAAGGIRAQFSTPTNVDLSVASMEVWDTFEERFGTDIDYRKTGYLFLARAPETASALERAVEMQNERGVPSEVLDPDAARERCPGIDPEKFAAATYSPTDGFADPHLALQAYARAAADTGVDVRTQTPVTDVLREGQRGGARGEERVTGVETPDGRLEADVVVNAAGPWARRVAEMAGVSLPIAPKRRQMVVVGPEEPVPETDPLTIDLETGTYFRPERDGDALVGGHLTSADPDRDPDGYDRGIDFDWAAEVLETAAEWATYFGPESRIKRGWAGLYAVTPDDNAIVEETVPGLVTAAGFSGHGFQHAPATGRIVAELTVDGEASLVDIEALSSERFETGTERVERNVV is encoded by the coding sequence ATGCGTATCGTCGTTATCGGCGGTGGGATCGTCGGACTGTCGAGCGCCTACGCGCTGGCCGAGCGCGAGGTCGACGTCGTCGTCTGCGAGAAGGGATCGATCGGTAACGGCAGCACGGAACGGGCCGCGGGCGGCATTCGGGCCCAGTTCTCGACGCCCACCAACGTCGACCTCTCCGTCGCGAGCATGGAGGTCTGGGACACGTTCGAGGAGCGGTTCGGGACCGACATCGACTACCGGAAGACGGGCTACCTCTTCCTCGCCCGCGCCCCGGAAACCGCGTCGGCCCTCGAGCGGGCGGTCGAGATGCAAAACGAGCGCGGCGTCCCGAGCGAGGTGCTCGATCCCGACGCCGCCCGCGAGCGCTGCCCCGGGATCGACCCGGAGAAATTCGCGGCGGCGACCTACTCCCCGACCGACGGCTTCGCCGATCCCCACCTCGCGCTGCAGGCGTACGCGCGAGCGGCGGCCGACACGGGCGTCGATGTTCGGACGCAGACGCCCGTCACCGACGTGCTCCGAGAGGGTCAAAGAGGAGGGGCCCGCGGCGAGGAACGCGTCACGGGCGTCGAAACGCCGGACGGTCGACTCGAGGCCGACGTCGTCGTCAACGCCGCGGGACCGTGGGCTCGGCGGGTCGCGGAGATGGCCGGCGTCTCGCTGCCGATCGCCCCGAAGCGACGCCAGATGGTCGTCGTCGGTCCCGAGGAGCCGGTGCCCGAAACGGATCCGCTGACGATCGACCTCGAGACGGGGACCTACTTCCGACCCGAGCGAGACGGCGACGCGCTGGTCGGGGGCCACCTCACGAGCGCGGATCCGGACCGCGATCCGGACGGCTACGATCGGGGGATCGACTTCGACTGGGCCGCCGAGGTCCTCGAGACGGCCGCCGAGTGGGCGACCTACTTCGGCCCGGAGTCGCGGATCAAGCGCGGCTGGGCGGGCCTGTACGCCGTCACGCCGGACGACAACGCGATCGTCGAGGAGACCGTTCCCGGCCTCGTCACGGCCGCCGGCTTCTCCGGCCACGGCTTTCAGCACGCGCCGGCGACCGGTCGGATCGTCGCCGAACTGACCGTCGACGGCGAGGCGTCGCTGGTCGACATCGAGGCGCTCTCGAGCGAGCGGTTCGAGACCGGGACCGAGCGGGTCGAGCGGAACGTGGTGTGA
- a CDS encoding NAD(P)/FAD-dependent oxidoreductase, translating into MRIVVIGGGIVGTAVASRLGSTDHDVTLLERSRIGEETTAASAGLLMRTAVDPAPFDLRFRDRAHEAYRDLFENGDLEAERIGIVYVAETAAFADRLEESATTLREHGTDASYLEPTELADFGIEPDGVEGGLYTPDDRICDPTAVANWFADRARNAGVDVRTGIGVTDVETRSGAVSAVDTDEGRLDADRVVNATGPWAPELNKRVGVSLPLCHTRGPMLALECREPLECPTAIFESKRYVRPAGETGAWIGAYQTDYAEGQRYDLRDRSLPDGFVESATDLETAVPALEGASVVDEWVGYRTVTPDGRPIVGETAVDGYFVAVGMTGKGITLAPAVADVVREILADEVDPEVRSRLSPARF; encoded by the coding sequence ATGCGAATCGTCGTCATCGGCGGCGGCATCGTCGGCACGGCCGTCGCGTCGCGACTCGGCTCGACCGACCACGACGTGACCCTGCTCGAGCGCTCCCGAATCGGCGAGGAGACGACGGCCGCCTCCGCCGGCCTCCTGATGCGGACCGCCGTCGATCCGGCGCCGTTCGACCTGCGCTTTCGAGACCGCGCACACGAGGCCTACCGCGACCTGTTCGAAAACGGCGACCTCGAGGCCGAGCGGATCGGGATCGTCTACGTCGCCGAGACGGCGGCCTTCGCCGACCGACTCGAGGAGTCCGCGACGACCCTCCGCGAGCACGGGACCGACGCGTCGTACCTCGAGCCGACGGAACTCGCCGACTTCGGCATCGAACCCGACGGCGTCGAAGGCGGGCTCTACACGCCGGACGACCGCATCTGTGACCCGACGGCGGTCGCGAACTGGTTCGCCGACCGAGCCCGGAATGCGGGAGTCGACGTCCGAACGGGCATCGGTGTGACCGACGTGGAGACGCGATCGGGCGCCGTCTCGGCGGTCGACACCGACGAGGGCCGCCTCGATGCCGACCGCGTCGTCAACGCGACCGGCCCGTGGGCGCCGGAGCTGAACAAGCGGGTCGGCGTCTCGCTGCCGCTCTGTCATACGCGAGGTCCGATGCTAGCGCTCGAGTGTCGCGAACCGCTCGAGTGCCCGACGGCGATCTTCGAGTCGAAGCGGTACGTTCGCCCCGCCGGCGAAACGGGGGCGTGGATCGGCGCGTATCAGACCGATTACGCCGAGGGGCAGCGCTACGACCTGCGGGACCGCTCCCTGCCGGACGGCTTCGTAGAGTCGGCGACGGACCTCGAGACCGCCGTTCCCGCGCTCGAGGGGGCGTCGGTCGTCGACGAGTGGGTCGGCTACCGGACCGTCACGCCGGACGGGCGGCCGATCGTCGGCGAGACGGCCGTCGACGGCTACTTCGTCGCGGTCGGGATGACGGGGAAGGGGATCACCCTCGCGCCGGCCGTCGCCGACGTCGTCCGCGAAATACTCGCGGACGAGGTCGATCCCGAGGTCCGCAGCCGCCTCTCGCCGGCCCGGTTCTGA
- a CDS encoding S8 family peptidase → MSEDDIHGKSIVSTKSRDVPRRRVLQVVGAAGTIGAVGTAAGDEGSDSEPYIVGTANREGRDEARRRADSVRHVLHFGDIGWAVAGKFSERARENLRRRNDVRYVEEDGEVRAIDHSTDEDGGDPTEEQVLPWGIDRVDADIAHHDGETGGGSSVSIIDTGIDPEHETLEVTGGKAFVSCRGGRCAADWDDDHGHGTHCAGTANGLDNDIGVVGVSTEADLYAVKVLDSRGSGSMSDVAAGIEWTADQGIDVGSLSLGGGSSETLKDACEYAQSEGTLLVAAAGNDGPDEDTVSYPAAYGECIAVSATTENDDIADFSSRGEEVELAAPGADVLSSVPGDDYDRWNGTSMACPHVSGAAAQLMEDGYTNEEARQRLNETAEDIGLAATEQGNGLLDVAAALGLD, encoded by the coding sequence ATGTCAGAGGATGACATTCACGGTAAATCGATCGTTTCGACGAAGAGCCGGGACGTTCCTCGACGCCGGGTGCTCCAGGTAGTCGGGGCCGCCGGGACGATCGGTGCCGTGGGTACGGCCGCCGGCGATGAAGGATCGGACTCCGAACCGTACATCGTCGGGACGGCCAATCGAGAAGGTCGCGACGAGGCCCGTCGACGGGCGGATTCGGTCCGCCACGTCCTCCATTTCGGCGACATCGGCTGGGCGGTCGCCGGCAAGTTCTCCGAACGAGCGCGGGAGAACCTCCGACGGCGAAACGACGTTCGATACGTCGAGGAAGACGGCGAGGTGCGCGCGATCGACCACTCGACCGACGAGGACGGCGGCGATCCGACCGAAGAACAGGTACTCCCGTGGGGGATCGACCGCGTAGATGCCGACATCGCCCACCACGACGGCGAGACCGGCGGCGGCTCGAGCGTTTCGATCATTGACACGGGGATCGATCCGGAGCACGAGACGCTCGAGGTGACCGGCGGAAAGGCGTTCGTCTCGTGCAGAGGCGGCCGGTGCGCGGCGGACTGGGACGACGATCACGGCCACGGCACGCACTGCGCCGGAACGGCGAACGGGCTGGATAACGATATCGGCGTCGTCGGCGTCTCCACCGAAGCCGACCTGTACGCGGTGAAGGTGCTGGATTCGCGCGGTTCTGGCTCGATGTCCGACGTCGCCGCCGGCATCGAGTGGACCGCCGACCAGGGGATCGACGTCGGCAGCCTCAGTCTCGGCGGCGGAAGCTCCGAGACGCTCAAAGACGCGTGCGAGTACGCCCAGTCGGAGGGGACGCTCCTCGTCGCCGCCGCGGGTAACGACGGGCCCGACGAGGACACCGTCTCGTACCCGGCGGCCTACGGGGAGTGCATCGCCGTGAGCGCGACCACCGAAAACGACGACATCGCCGACTTCTCCTCGCGCGGGGAAGAGGTCGAACTCGCCGCGCCGGGCGCGGACGTCCTCTCGTCGGTACCCGGCGACGACTACGATCGGTGGAATGGCACGTCGATGGCCTGTCCGCACGTCAGCGGCGCCGCCGCCCAGCTGATGGAGGACGGATACACGAACGAGGAGGCTCGCCAGCGGCTGAACGAGACCGCCGAGGACATCGGCCTCGCCGCCACCGAACAGGGCAACGGTCTCCTCGACGTCGCCGCCGCGCTCGGCCTCGACTGA
- the purL gene encoding phosphoribosylformylglycinamidine synthase subunit PurL codes for MSLADSDRELVVSELGREPTPAEAALFENLWSEHCAYRSSRPLLSAFDSEGEQVVVGPGDDAAVVALPENGDGASSASVDSERASGRADDARTYVTMGIESHNHPSYVDPFDGAATGVGGIVRDTLSMGAYPIALADSLYFGEFDREHSKYLLEGVVEGISHYGNCIGVPTAAGSVDFHPDYEGNPLVNVACIGLTDEERLVTAEAQEPGNKLVLVGNATGRDGLGGASFASEDLAEDAETEDRPAVQVGDPYAEKLLIEANEVLVEEQLIESARDLGAAGLGGASSELVAKGGLGAHIELERVHQREPNMSALEILLAESQERMCYEVEPENVDRVREIAERFELGCSVIGEVTGESYTCTFEGETVVDVDAYFLGEGAPMNDLPAEEPTEPDTDLPGVDLEDALETVVSSPNTASKRWVYRQYDHEVGVRTSVGPGDDAAIIAVREAEQGLAISSGAAPNWTTAAPREGARAIALENATNIAAKGATPLAAVDCLNGGNPEKSDVYGGFRGIVDGLAEMCETLSTPVVGGNVSLYNDSVAGPIPPTPTLAMVGAKEGYDAPPLSVEPEGELLLVGDVGLESGDCRLGGSEYLARFDGSDLFPALPEDPAAVVETLADVANEESTLAVHDVSHGGLAVALAEMITADAGLEASLPGDDPAGALFHEQPGRALIQTEDPATVREAFDGVAPVHDLGSATADGALEVAVGDRTIATDAATIGDWRRTIERGLE; via the coding sequence ATGAGCCTTGCCGATTCGGACCGCGAACTCGTCGTTTCCGAGCTGGGGCGAGAGCCGACGCCGGCCGAGGCGGCGTTGTTCGAAAATCTCTGGAGCGAACACTGCGCGTACCGCTCCTCGAGACCCCTGCTGTCGGCGTTCGACAGCGAGGGCGAGCAGGTCGTCGTCGGGCCGGGTGACGACGCGGCGGTCGTCGCCCTTCCCGAAAACGGAGACGGCGCCTCGTCGGCGTCAGTCGACTCGGAACGCGCCAGCGGGCGCGCAGACGACGCGCGGACGTACGTCACGATGGGGATCGAGAGCCACAACCACCCCTCCTACGTGGACCCGTTCGACGGCGCCGCCACGGGCGTCGGCGGCATCGTCCGGGACACCCTCTCGATGGGCGCCTATCCCATCGCGCTCGCGGACTCGCTGTACTTCGGCGAGTTCGACCGCGAGCACTCGAAGTACCTCCTCGAGGGCGTCGTCGAGGGGATCAGCCACTACGGCAACTGTATCGGCGTCCCTACCGCCGCGGGCAGCGTCGACTTCCACCCCGATTACGAGGGGAACCCGCTGGTGAACGTCGCCTGTATCGGCCTCACGGACGAGGAGCGACTCGTCACCGCCGAAGCGCAGGAGCCCGGCAACAAGCTGGTGCTGGTCGGCAACGCGACCGGCCGCGACGGGCTCGGCGGCGCGAGCTTCGCCAGCGAGGACCTCGCGGAGGACGCGGAGACCGAAGACCGGCCCGCGGTCCAGGTCGGCGATCCCTACGCCGAGAAGTTGCTCATCGAGGCAAACGAGGTACTGGTCGAGGAGCAGTTGATCGAGTCCGCCCGCGACCTCGGCGCCGCCGGCCTCGGCGGGGCCTCGAGCGAACTGGTCGCCAAGGGCGGTCTCGGGGCGCACATCGAACTCGAGCGCGTCCACCAGCGCGAGCCGAACATGAGCGCCCTCGAGATCCTGCTCGCGGAGTCCCAGGAGCGGATGTGCTACGAGGTCGAACCCGAAAACGTCGACCGCGTCCGAGAGATCGCCGAGCGGTTCGAGCTGGGCTGTTCGGTCATCGGCGAGGTCACCGGAGAGAGCTATACCTGTACCTTCGAGGGAGAAACGGTCGTCGACGTCGACGCCTACTTCCTCGGCGAGGGTGCGCCGATGAACGACCTCCCCGCAGAGGAACCGACCGAACCCGATACCGACCTCCCCGGCGTCGACCTCGAGGACGCGTTGGAGACGGTCGTCTCGAGCCCCAACACGGCCTCGAAGCGGTGGGTGTACCGCCAGTACGATCACGAGGTCGGCGTCCGAACGAGCGTGGGACCGGGCGACGACGCCGCGATTATCGCCGTCCGAGAAGCCGAACAGGGGCTGGCCATCTCCTCCGGCGCCGCGCCGAACTGGACGACCGCCGCGCCGCGCGAGGGGGCTCGAGCGATCGCCCTCGAGAACGCGACGAACATCGCGGCCAAGGGTGCGACGCCGCTCGCCGCCGTGGACTGCCTCAACGGCGGCAATCCCGAGAAGTCGGACGTCTACGGCGGATTCCGGGGGATCGTCGACGGCCTCGCCGAGATGTGCGAGACGCTCTCGACGCCGGTCGTCGGCGGAAACGTCTCGCTGTACAACGACTCCGTCGCGGGGCCGATCCCGCCGACGCCGACGCTCGCGATGGTCGGGGCGAAAGAGGGGTACGACGCGCCGCCGCTCTCGGTGGAGCCCGAGGGCGAGTTGCTACTCGTCGGCGACGTCGGCCTCGAGTCGGGAGACTGCCGACTCGGCGGCTCCGAGTACCTCGCACGGTTCGACGGCAGCGATCTGTTTCCCGCCCTGCCGGAAGATCCGGCCGCCGTCGTCGAGACGCTCGCCGACGTCGCGAACGAGGAATCGACGCTCGCGGTCCACGACGTTAGCCACGGCGGGCTGGCGGTCGCGCTCGCCGAGATGATCACGGCGGACGCGGGCCTCGAGGCGTCGCTTCCCGGCGACGATCCGGCGGGCGCGCTGTTCCACGAGCAGCCGGGTCGCGCGCTGATCCAGACCGAGGATCCCGCGACCGTCCGCGAGGCGTTCGACGGCGTCGCGCCGGTCCACGACCTCGGGAGCGCGACGGCCGACGGGGCGCTCGAGGTCGCCGTCGGCGACCGGACGATCGCGACCGACGCCGCCACCATCGGCGACTGGCGTCGGACGATCGAACGCGGACTCGAGTAG
- a CDS encoding PAS domain-containing sensor histidine kinase — MTGRSVPLVDRVTDAFFALDTDFRFTYLNEQAAALLESSRCELIGRVVWDEFPYAVETQFPDGFYRAMDEQMPATFEVYHGRLETWVEVRAYPSETGLSVYMLDVTERKAQETTVAQHAAVIEAIDDGVVTLDRNRRIVAVNGAMIAFLGVGRDELIGEHIEAVTELAGIDDEDTLEIGRGITDVDVGNADQRRLEVSFTDGDGIDRVGEFRIVPIQDETATVATVVRDVTDRREYERVVTSLHEVTRWLLESDDLEEICAIAVHAGSDLLDLPISGVWLLEEERGYLEPVAGTAGAYEEFGGLPRFNPGEGLVWDVFESGEVERFDDLRTVDELYNPGTPIRSEIIAPIGTHGVLMTGSFEPHQFDETDVDLLSTLVENTRAALDRADRERVLRRRTNQLEQQTKRLESIAEVLSTDLKHHLETIADALEDDVDEEWEFPLAADSVETTLDRTEHLVDDVREFARNASDVGTRTRIDLADAIETALETSRLEDDAVVFDERATLRADSERFCHLLESAFDNVAARAGDDDVTVRIGLFGFENDDRPRGFFVLDDAADISPDAREHAFEPTVDDRPVVDGLGLAVVRAIAQAHDWTPAIETDDRERTRVEIRNVTTLERRDR; from the coding sequence GTGACGGGGCGGTCGGTCCCGCTCGTCGACCGCGTCACCGACGCCTTCTTCGCGCTCGACACCGACTTCCGGTTTACCTACCTCAACGAGCAAGCGGCGGCGCTGCTCGAGAGTTCGAGGTGCGAGCTGATCGGCCGAGTCGTCTGGGACGAGTTTCCGTACGCGGTCGAGACGCAGTTCCCCGACGGATTTTACCGGGCGATGGACGAGCAGATGCCGGCGACGTTCGAGGTGTACCACGGTCGCCTCGAGACCTGGGTCGAGGTCCGGGCCTACCCCTCCGAAACCGGGCTCTCGGTCTACATGCTCGACGTCACCGAGCGAAAGGCCCAGGAGACGACGGTCGCCCAGCACGCCGCGGTCATCGAGGCCATCGACGACGGCGTCGTCACGCTCGACCGAAACAGACGGATCGTCGCCGTCAACGGCGCGATGATCGCATTCCTCGGCGTCGGGCGGGACGAGTTGATCGGCGAGCACATCGAGGCCGTCACCGAACTCGCCGGGATCGACGACGAGGACACCCTCGAGATCGGTCGGGGGATCACCGACGTCGACGTGGGCAACGCCGATCAGCGCCGGCTCGAGGTCTCGTTCACCGACGGCGACGGAATCGATCGGGTCGGCGAATTCAGGATCGTTCCGATCCAAGACGAGACGGCCACCGTCGCGACCGTCGTCCGCGACGTCACCGATCGCCGCGAGTACGAACGCGTCGTCACCTCGCTCCACGAGGTCACCCGGTGGCTCCTCGAGTCCGACGACCTCGAGGAGATCTGTGCCATCGCCGTCCACGCCGGCAGCGACCTGCTCGACCTGCCGATCAGCGGCGTCTGGCTGCTCGAGGAGGAGCGCGGCTACCTCGAACCGGTCGCGGGTACGGCGGGCGCCTACGAGGAGTTCGGCGGGCTCCCCCGGTTCAACCCCGGCGAAGGGCTCGTCTGGGACGTGTTCGAGTCCGGCGAGGTCGAGCGCTTCGACGACCTCCGGACCGTCGACGAGCTGTACAATCCGGGCACGCCGATCCGGTCCGAGATCATCGCACCGATCGGGACCCACGGCGTGCTCATGACCGGCTCGTTCGAACCGCACCAGTTCGACGAGACGGACGTCGACCTCCTCTCGACGCTCGTCGAGAACACCCGCGCCGCGCTCGATCGGGCCGACAGGGAGCGCGTCCTCCGCCGACGGACGAACCAGCTCGAGCAACAGACGAAACGCCTCGAGTCGATCGCGGAAGTCCTCTCGACCGACCTGAAACACCACCTCGAGACGATCGCGGACGCGCTCGAGGACGACGTCGACGAGGAGTGGGAGTTCCCCCTCGCCGCGGACTCGGTCGAGACGACGCTCGACAGGACCGAACACCTCGTCGACGACGTCCGGGAGTTCGCCCGCAACGCGTCGGACGTCGGGACGCGGACCCGAATCGACCTCGCCGACGCGATCGAGACGGCCCTCGAGACGTCCCGGCTCGAGGACGACGCGGTCGTGTTCGACGAGCGGGCGACGCTCCGGGCCGACAGCGAGCGGTTTTGCCACCTCCTCGAATCCGCGTTCGACAACGTCGCGGCCCGCGCCGGCGACGACGACGTGACGGTCCGGATCGGACTTTTCGGCTTCGAGAACGACGATCGGCCGCGAGGATTCTTCGTGCTCGACGACGCGGCCGATATTTCGCCCGACGCACGGGAACACGCGTTCGAACCGACCGTCGACGACCGCCCCGTCGTCGACGGGCTGGGACTCGCCGTCGTCAGGGCGATCGCTCAGGCGCACGACTGGACCCCTGCGATCGAAACCGACGATCGCGAGCGAACCCGGGTCGAAATCCGGAACGTGACGACGCTCGAGCGACGGGACCGATGA